The following proteins are encoded in a genomic region of Bernardetia sp. MNP-M8:
- a CDS encoding co-chaperone GroES, with product MADVNIRPLADRVLVAPDAAEEKTASGIIIPDSAKEKPQRGKVIAIGNGKKDEPITVKVGDNVLYGKYSGTEINVEGQDYLIMRESDIYAVV from the coding sequence ATGGCTGATGTAAATATTCGTCCTTTAGCAGACCGTGTATTGGTTGCTCCTGATGCAGCAGAAGAAAAAACGGCAAGTGGAATCATCATTCCTGATTCGGCAAAAGAAAAACCACAACGTGGAAAAGTAATCGCAATAGGAAATGGTAAAAAAGACGAACCAATTACTGTAAAGGTAGGTGATAACGTTCTTTATGGTAAATATTCAGGTACAGAAATCAATGTAGAAGGACAAGATTACCTTATCATGCGTGAATCTGACATTTATGCAGTTGTTTAA
- the groL gene encoding chaperonin GroEL (60 kDa chaperone family; promotes refolding of misfolded polypeptides especially under stressful conditions; forms two stacked rings of heptamers to form a barrel-shaped 14mer; ends can be capped by GroES; misfolded proteins enter the barrel where they are refolded when GroES binds), with product MAKIVVFDTVARERLKKGVDALANAVKTTLGPKGRNVVIDKKFGAPSVTKDGVTVAKEIDLKDPIENMGAQLVKEVASKTADMAGDGTTTATVLAQAIFNAGIKNVAAGANPMDLKRGMDKAVIKVVESLKSQSNPIKSSSEVAQVGAISANNDMEIGKMIADAMDKVGKDGVITVEEARGTETEVKTVEGMQFDRGYLSPYFVTNTETMEVELEDAYILIYDKKISSMKELLPILEQVAQSGKPLVIISEDVDGEALATLVVNKIRGALRIAAVKAPGFGDRRKAMLEDIATLTGGTLISEERGYKLESAEVSYLGRAEKITIDKDNTTIINGAGESDNIKRRINEIKSQIEKTTSDYDREKLQERLAKLAGGVAILYIGAATEVEMKEKKDRVDDALHATRAAVQEGVVPGGGVAFIRSLDSLNDFVVGKNGIENQDQETGVNIIRQALEAPLRTIVSNAGLEGSVIVQKVREGKGDFGYNAREDKYENLVAAGVLDPTKVSRLALENAASIASLLLTTECVIADDPEEKEAMPSAPGMGGMGGMM from the coding sequence ATGGCTAAGATAGTAGTATTCGATACAGTAGCTCGTGAAAGACTTAAAAAAGGCGTTGATGCTTTGGCAAACGCAGTAAAAACAACTTTAGGACCTAAAGGTCGTAATGTAGTTATCGACAAAAAATTTGGTGCACCTTCAGTTACTAAAGATGGTGTAACAGTTGCCAAAGAAATTGATTTGAAAGACCCTATCGAAAATATGGGTGCACAGCTTGTAAAAGAAGTAGCTTCAAAAACGGCTGATATGGCTGGTGATGGTACTACAACTGCAACTGTTTTGGCTCAAGCTATCTTTAATGCAGGTATCAAAAATGTTGCTGCTGGTGCAAATCCAATGGATTTGAAACGTGGTATGGACAAAGCTGTAATCAAAGTAGTTGAGAGTTTGAAATCTCAATCTAATCCAATCAAATCGTCTTCAGAAGTTGCTCAAGTAGGTGCAATCTCTGCAAACAATGACATGGAAATCGGTAAAATGATTGCTGATGCTATGGATAAAGTGGGTAAAGATGGTGTAATCACAGTAGAAGAAGCTCGTGGTACTGAAACAGAAGTAAAAACTGTTGAAGGTATGCAGTTTGACCGTGGTTATTTGTCTCCTTATTTTGTTACTAATACAGAAACAATGGAAGTTGAATTAGAAGATGCTTATATTCTAATTTATGACAAAAAAATCTCTTCTATGAAAGAACTTCTTCCTATTTTGGAACAAGTTGCTCAAAGTGGTAAACCTTTGGTTATCATTTCAGAAGATGTTGATGGCGAAGCATTGGCTACTTTGGTAGTAAACAAAATTCGTGGTGCTCTCCGTATTGCTGCTGTTAAAGCTCCAGGTTTTGGTGACCGTCGTAAAGCTATGTTGGAAGATATTGCTACTCTTACAGGTGGTACACTTATCAGCGAAGAGCGTGGTTACAAATTAGAAAGTGCAGAAGTGTCTTACTTAGGACGTGCTGAAAAAATCACTATCGACAAAGACAATACTACAATTATCAATGGTGCTGGCGAAAGCGATAACATCAAACGTCGTATCAACGAAATCAAATCTCAAATTGAGAAAACAACTTCTGATTATGACCGTGAGAAATTGCAAGAGCGTTTGGCTAAATTAGCTGGTGGTGTTGCAATCCTTTATATCGGTGCAGCTACAGAAGTAGAAATGAAAGAGAAAAAAGACAGAGTAGATGACGCATTACACGCAACTCGTGCAGCCGTACAAGAAGGTGTAGTACCTGGTGGTGGTGTAGCATTTATCCGTTCTTTGGATTCTTTGAATGACTTTGTTGTTGGTAAAAATGGCATCGAAAACCAAGACCAAGAAACAGGTGTAAACATTATCCGTCAAGCTCTTGAAGCTCCTCTTCGTACTATCGTTTCGAATGCAGGTCTTGAAGGTTCTGTAATTGTACAGAAAGTAAGAGAAGGAAAAGGCGATTTTGGTTACAATGCTCGTGAAGATAAATACGAAAACTTAGTAGCTGCTGGTGTTCTTGACCCAACTAAAGTTTCTCGTTTAGCTCTTGAAAATGCTGCTTCTATTGCTTCTCTTTTACTTACTACTGAGTGTGTAATTGCAGATGATCCAGAAGAGAAAGAAGCTATGCCTTCTGCTCCTGGTATGGGTGGCATGGGTGGAATGATGTAA
- a CDS encoding TerD family protein, which produces MSIKLTKGSTLNLTKKEPSLEKIMIGLGWDMKTSNKLDLDVSMFMIGKNGKLISDEYLVFYNNLKSPDGSAQHLGDNRTGDGDGDDEMILVNLATINPEVTELILAVTIHEAATRRHHFGLLKDAYIRIVDVKTDRQILIYDLDEEFPNDTDVEFGRLVKQNNEWSFVASGVGNREGLQGYVDKYA; this is translated from the coding sequence ATGTCAATCAAACTCACAAAAGGAAGTACACTTAATTTAACAAAAAAAGAACCTAGCTTAGAAAAAATAATGATAGGATTAGGCTGGGATATGAAAACATCTAACAAACTAGATTTGGATGTATCTATGTTTATGATTGGAAAAAATGGAAAACTTATTTCGGATGAATATCTAGTTTTTTATAATAATTTGAAATCTCCTGATGGCTCTGCTCAACATTTGGGCGATAATCGAACAGGCGACGGCGATGGAGATGACGAAATGATTTTGGTCAATCTTGCTACCATAAATCCTGAAGTAACAGAACTTATTTTGGCTGTCACTATTCACGAAGCTGCGACCCGTCGTCATCATTTTGGACTTTTAAAGGATGCTTATATTCGTATTGTAGATGTCAAAACGGATAGACAAATACTGATTTATGACCTAGACGAAGAATTTCCAAATGATACTGATGTAGAGTTTGGAAGACTTGTAAAACAAAATAATGAATGGTCTTTTGTAGCTTCTGGAGTTGGAAACCGTGAAGGTCTGCAAGGCTATGTAGATAAATATGCTTAG
- a CDS encoding DNA methyltransferase, protein MDNTAYFAQFTDNTYFNAYFLEYEMKNYFDRDYKKDCQKAFENIKILYNKLNIVELSEAQLEDKFVKAILIEIGYGYTYQITKKVFGKIHKPDFALFESEEVERISGGKDKSSIENILALCESKAYKVNLDNRETTTKNPHFQLLRYQSDLRINYGFLTNGQKWRFYDITNPKQDKIYFEIDLEWIIQNDDYRAFEYFYYNFHKEQILKLYNKERGIATKEKTFSELNQEYILEVEKDLKELIYGKDSIIEMIGQRLFARYGNEYSIKEIYANSLTFGFRLLFVAYFEGQFRNPVFGMEAVDEFHPLRNLLAFVKMDKHLPEKHNGWNMMKHFFDYLNYGNIDLEMPLLNGGLFAEHKAPLLKLPLVLSNKDIEQILTLLLYHKGDELFQAYRDYKTLSVTHLGNIYEGLLESEFRQAFEGTYYLTFLDGKTEKEGYFDSYDYQEKKKNKKITILEERFYKNDELYLSNQSGNRKTTASYYTPQDITHFMAEESIQKLLKENEEKKKSILDLRLMDNACGSGHFLIASLDVLTSEALKRIENGTDKKLEQTIETEKITILQTLSQLNPIEYHQIDELRILKRILLKKIIFGVDLNEFAIELTRLSLWLDTFILGTPLSFIEHHIKKGNALVGARKEELYKSLQTDNNLFADSFKNKVAKIIEDLSQLSNLKDTTAEEIAQSKAIYKELEPSLQQLNLAMNFHTYKRFVPFIFESKAEAQKELDLLNATLTDFEDKIFNKKNGALVERIEKTAEKFSFFNYEISFAEVFQNGHRGFDLIIGNPPWDKTKFSDADFFSMWRSSYRTMKNKEKAATRQNVLDYKGIQNEYDTKKDFVVFANEYYKNYYPHNAGVGDNNLFRFFIEQNLGLLTKDGTLTYITPSAWIYEDSSINIRKHIFENYQLEFFYQFENKKAIFPDVHRSYKFAVFQITQLDKSKEKRKTLPVRFMQTDTEILYKTETYDGRKGILEYPYEDIYTLSPLHHALFEIKDQKDLDIIRNAYKRFDIINPDYIDFRRELDMTNDKNLFQEQKDEMVLYEGKMIHQYTNNLAQPNYWIKKDEFEAKLIKTEVSRLIKDISEYIPLEKRLSTKKNSVLSFLGLNEEEELEQFVVLNSEYYRLVFRDIASNTNIRSIICGIIPPQNTYGNTLQGSIPKRYIFKNGKVEIEEFSFEKLLFVQAILNSLVVDYIIRFLIDIHVNKTYLMRLPIPQPSDAELSENKTYQTLIKNALLLNLSNTTNLEELKDKVNFEVKKSEIPTTQKQKDKLQAENDLLIADLYGLTKEQVKHLTSPAYFKILNDKNKSYLSLLF, encoded by the coding sequence ATGGATAATACAGCTTATTTCGCACAGTTTACAGATAACACCTATTTCAATGCGTATTTTTTAGAATACGAAATGAAGAATTATTTTGATAGAGACTATAAAAAAGACTGCCAAAAAGCATTTGAAAATATAAAAATTCTTTACAACAAATTAAATATTGTAGAGCTTTCAGAAGCGCAACTGGAAGACAAATTTGTAAAAGCGATTTTGATAGAAATTGGATATGGTTATACCTATCAAATCACAAAAAAAGTATTTGGAAAAATTCATAAACCTGATTTTGCCCTTTTTGAAAGTGAGGAAGTAGAACGAATAAGTGGAGGAAAAGACAAATCTAGTATAGAAAATATTTTGGCTTTGTGTGAATCTAAAGCCTATAAAGTGAATTTGGATAATAGAGAAACAACAACTAAAAATCCACATTTTCAGCTTCTGCGTTATCAATCTGATTTGAGAATCAATTATGGGTTTCTTACAAATGGACAAAAATGGCGTTTTTATGATATTACAAATCCAAAACAAGACAAAATTTATTTCGAAATTGACTTAGAATGGATTATTCAGAATGACGATTACAGAGCTTTTGAGTATTTTTATTATAATTTTCACAAAGAACAAATACTCAAACTTTACAACAAAGAAAGAGGAATTGCTACAAAAGAAAAAACATTTTCAGAGCTAAATCAAGAATACATCTTGGAAGTAGAAAAAGACCTCAAAGAGCTTATCTATGGTAAAGATTCTATTATTGAAATGATTGGACAGCGACTTTTTGCTCGTTATGGCAATGAGTATTCTATAAAAGAAATTTATGCTAACTCTCTTACTTTTGGATTTCGTCTTTTATTTGTAGCTTATTTTGAAGGACAGTTTCGAAATCCTGTCTTTGGTATGGAGGCAGTAGATGAGTTTCACCCTCTACGAAATTTATTAGCGTTTGTCAAAATGGATAAACACTTGCCTGAAAAGCACAATGGTTGGAATATGATGAAACACTTTTTTGATTATCTCAATTATGGAAATATCGATTTGGAAATGCCTCTTCTCAATGGGGGTTTGTTTGCAGAACATAAAGCTCCACTACTCAAACTTCCTTTGGTACTGAGCAATAAAGATATAGAACAAATTCTGACTTTACTTTTGTATCATAAAGGCGATGAATTGTTTCAAGCATATAGAGATTACAAAACGCTTTCGGTTACACATCTAGGAAATATTTATGAAGGGCTTTTAGAATCCGAATTTAGACAGGCGTTTGAAGGAACATATTACCTTACTTTTTTAGATGGCAAAACAGAAAAAGAAGGCTATTTTGATAGTTATGATTATCAAGAAAAAAAGAAAAATAAGAAAATTACGATTTTGGAAGAGCGTTTTTATAAAAATGATGAACTCTATCTTTCCAATCAGTCTGGAAACCGAAAAACGACAGCTTCTTATTATACGCCACAAGATATTACACATTTTATGGCTGAGGAATCTATCCAAAAATTACTAAAAGAAAATGAAGAAAAAAAGAAAAGTATTTTAGATTTGCGTTTGATGGATAACGCTTGTGGAAGTGGACATTTTTTGATTGCTTCTTTAGATGTTCTGACCAGTGAAGCACTCAAACGAATAGAAAATGGAACAGATAAAAAACTAGAACAAACCATAGAAACTGAGAAAATAACTATTCTCCAAACACTTTCTCAGCTCAATCCAATTGAATATCACCAAATAGACGAACTCAGAATTTTGAAAAGAATACTGCTCAAAAAAATCATTTTTGGAGTAGATTTGAATGAGTTTGCTATCGAACTTACTCGCCTTTCACTTTGGTTAGATACGTTTATTTTGGGTACACCTCTTAGTTTTATTGAGCATCATATCAAAAAAGGAAATGCGCTTGTTGGAGCAAGAAAAGAAGAGTTATATAAAAGTTTGCAGACTGATAATAATTTGTTTGCAGACTCTTTTAAAAACAAAGTAGCCAAAATTATTGAAGATTTATCGCAGCTTTCTAATCTAAAAGATACGACAGCCGAAGAAATAGCACAATCCAAAGCAATTTATAAAGAGCTAGAACCTTCTTTGCAACAGCTCAATTTGGCTATGAATTTTCATACCTACAAGCGTTTTGTTCCTTTCATTTTTGAGAGCAAAGCCGAAGCACAAAAAGAATTGGATTTGCTAAATGCCACTTTGACTGATTTTGAGGATAAAATATTCAATAAAAAAAATGGGGCTTTAGTGGAACGCATCGAAAAAACAGCCGAAAAATTTAGTTTCTTCAATTATGAAATTAGTTTTGCCGAAGTATTCCAAAATGGACATAGAGGTTTTGATTTGATTATCGGAAATCCACCTTGGGACAAAACAAAATTTAGTGATGCTGATTTTTTCTCTATGTGGAGAAGTTCGTACCGAACAATGAAAAACAAAGAAAAGGCAGCCACTCGCCAAAACGTTTTGGATTATAAAGGAATTCAGAACGAATACGATACAAAAAAGGATTTTGTAGTTTTTGCAAATGAATATTATAAAAATTATTATCCTCATAATGCAGGTGTGGGAGATAATAATTTATTTCGTTTTTTCATCGAACAAAATCTAGGTTTGCTAACCAAAGACGGAACACTGACTTATATTACTCCGTCAGCTTGGATTTATGAAGACTCTTCAATCAATATCAGAAAACATATTTTTGAAAACTATCAATTAGAATTTTTCTATCAATTTGAAAATAAAAAAGCCATTTTTCCTGACGTTCATCGTAGTTACAAATTTGCTGTTTTTCAGATTACTCAATTAGATAAGAGTAAAGAAAAACGAAAAACACTGCCTGTTCGTTTTATGCAAACGGATACAGAAATTCTCTACAAAACAGAAACTTACGATGGCAGAAAAGGAATTTTAGAATATCCGTACGAAGATATTTATACGCTTTCACCATTGCATCACGCCCTTTTCGAAATCAAAGACCAAAAAGATTTGGACATTATTCGAAATGCCTATAAGCGTTTTGATATAATAAATCCAGATTATATTGATTTTAGAAGAGAATTAGATATGACGAATGATAAAAATTTATTTCAAGAGCAAAAAGACGAAATGGTTTTGTATGAAGGAAAAATGATTCATCAATACACCAATAATTTAGCGCAGCCCAATTATTGGATAAAGAAAGATGAATTTGAAGCAAAACTTATCAAAACAGAAGTTAGTAGATTAATAAAGGATATTTCTGAATATATTCCTTTAGAAAAAAGACTCTCTACAAAAAAAAATAGTGTTCTGAGTTTTTTAGGATTGAATGAAGAAGAAGAATTAGAACAGTTTGTAGTTTTGAATAGTGAATATTACCGTTTAGTTTTCAGAGATATTGCAAGTAATACAAATATCAGGAGTATTATTTGTGGAATAATTCCTCCCCAAAATACGTATGGAAATACGCTACAAGGTTCTATTCCTAAAAGATATATTTTCAAAAATGGAAAAGTAGAAATTGAAGAATTTTCTTTTGAAAAATTACTTTTTGTTCAAGCTATTCTGAATAGTTTGGTTGTAGATTATATTATTCGTTTTCTGATTGATATTCATGTGAATAAAACCTATTTAATGCGTCTTCCTATTCCACAGCCAAGTGATGCCGAGCTTTCAGAAAATAAAACCTATCAAACACTTATCAAAAATGCGCTTTTATTGAATCTTTCGAATACTACAAACTTAGAAGAGCTAAAAGATAAAGTAAATTTTGAAGTCAAAAAATCAGAAATTCCAACTACTCAAAAACAAAAAGACAAGCTACAAGCTGAAAATGATTTACTAATTGCAGACCTCTATGGACTTACAAAAGAACAAGTCAAACATTTGACTTCTCCAGCTTATTTCAAGATTCTGAATGATAAAAATAAGTCTTATTTGTCTTTGTTGTTTTAA
- a CDS encoding IS630 family transposase produces MNFQLSISERDILKDYRKSSSGKKDYIRCTVLLGLDQGKSAKELSELLGVDLSSFYNYVKSYNSCGLSGFISSNYLGFWGKLDSFDLAALDKELRSHLHKNCQSIAYWIKENLGIDYAIKSLPSLMKRLGFSYKKTKTVPAKADKELQTHFIEDIEALIERLDSENAVLLYADAVHPQWNTRSNYAWIPTGEEREIKSSSGRKRINLTGTVNIQNPSDILISESETVDSESVREFLDKVEAAYLDKSKVYMVLDQASYFKSYLVQDWVYGSKIELIYLPAYSPNLNLIERLWKLMRKKIIDYEYYNTFEKFRTNVLAFFEYIVDYKDELETLLAPNFHVQFSKTNFY; encoded by the coding sequence ATGAATTTTCAACTTAGTATTTCTGAACGAGATATTTTAAAAGATTATCGTAAAAGTTCTTCAGGAAAGAAGGACTATATTCGTTGTACTGTTCTTTTAGGTCTTGACCAAGGTAAGTCAGCAAAAGAGTTGTCAGAGCTTTTAGGTGTTGATTTAAGTAGTTTTTATAATTATGTAAAAAGTTATAATTCCTGTGGTCTTTCTGGTTTTATTTCTTCTAATTATTTAGGTTTTTGGGGTAAGTTGGATAGTTTTGATTTGGCAGCTTTAGATAAAGAACTTCGTTCTCACTTGCATAAAAACTGCCAGTCTATTGCTTATTGGATAAAAGAAAATTTAGGTATTGATTACGCTATTAAAAGTCTTCCTAGTTTGATGAAACGTCTAGGTTTTTCTTATAAAAAGACAAAAACAGTTCCTGCTAAAGCTGATAAAGAACTTCAAACTCACTTTATAGAAGATATAGAGGCTTTGATAGAGCGTTTAGATTCAGAAAATGCTGTTCTACTCTACGCAGATGCTGTTCATCCTCAATGGAATACCCGAAGTAATTATGCTTGGATTCCAACAGGAGAGGAAAGAGAAATTAAAAGTAGTAGTGGTAGAAAGCGCATAAATTTGACAGGTACAGTAAACATTCAAAATCCAAGCGATATACTCATTAGTGAATCAGAAACAGTTGATTCAGAGAGTGTAAGAGAATTTTTAGATAAAGTAGAAGCAGCCTATTTAGATAAAAGCAAGGTGTATATGGTCTTAGACCAAGCCTCCTATTTCAAATCTTATTTGGTGCAAGACTGGGTATATGGCTCTAAAATAGAACTCATTTACTTGCCTGCCTACTCGCCTAATTTAAACTTAATTGAAAGACTTTGGAAGTTGATGAGAAAGAAAATAATTGATTATGAATACTACAATACATTTGAAAAATTTAGGACTAACGTCCTTGCATTTTTTGAATATATCGTTGATTATAAAGATGAGCTAGAAACACTTTTAGCACCTAATTTTCACGTCCAATTTTCGAAAACCAATTTCTATTGA
- a CDS encoding TerD family protein — MAISLKKGGRFNLSKNEPSLEKVMVGLGWEMKSGVKLDLDVSVFMVGASGKVPADEYFVFYNNLKSPDGSIQHTGDNRTGDGEGDDEMVLANLPLVSSDVNELIFVASIHEAAARRHNYGMLKDAYIRIVDVSSDREILRYDLDEEFSSNTDVEFGRLVRENGEWSFIASGVGENGGLQAFLDKYA, encoded by the coding sequence ATGGCAATTTCGCTAAAAAAAGGAGGACGTTTCAACCTCTCTAAAAACGAACCTAGTTTAGAAAAAGTAATGGTCGGACTTGGCTGGGAAATGAAGTCAGGTGTAAAATTAGACCTTGATGTATCTGTTTTTATGGTAGGAGCTTCTGGTAAAGTGCCTGCTGACGAATATTTTGTTTTTTACAATAACCTCAAATCGCCAGATGGTTCTATTCAGCACACAGGCGATAACCGAACTGGTGATGGTGAGGGTGATGACGAAATGGTTTTGGCAAACTTGCCTCTTGTTTCATCAGATGTAAATGAACTTATTTTTGTGGCTTCTATTCATGAAGCTGCTGCTCGTCGTCATAATTATGGAATGTTGAAAGATGCTTATATCAGAATTGTTGATGTGAGTTCGGATAGAGAAATTTTACGTTATGATTTAGATGAAGAATTCTCTTCAAATACAGATGTAGAGTTTGGAAGATTAGTTAGAGAAAATGGCGAATGGTCGTTTATAGCTTCTGGAGTAGGTGAAAATGGAGGTTTACAGGCATTTTTAGACAAATACGCTTAA
- a CDS encoding TerD family protein translates to MSISLNKKTGINLKKGSSISLEKAGKTYDRICIGVNWGMIKTKQLFGLVSSNESVDLDGSVAIFDKDGNRIDLVYYSSLVSKDKAIVHSGDDREGDSKTDDFDNEIIEIELNKINVEATQLIFFLNSYKGQDFAEIPYSKIRIFEGNRREVREVLATFNLSSEPKFAGHTSMVMGKMIRHASGKWEFKAIGEAIAAPQISQTLDIIADEYL, encoded by the coding sequence ATGAGTATTTCATTAAATAAAAAAACAGGTATTAATCTCAAAAAAGGAAGTTCTATTTCCTTAGAAAAAGCTGGTAAAACTTATGACCGAATTTGTATCGGAGTAAACTGGGGAATGATAAAAACAAAACAACTTTTTGGTTTGGTTTCTAGCAATGAAAGTGTAGATTTGGATGGAAGTGTTGCCATTTTTGATAAAGACGGAAACCGAATTGATTTAGTTTATTATTCTTCACTTGTTTCTAAAGATAAAGCTATCGTTCATAGTGGCGATGATAGAGAAGGTGATAGCAAAACAGATGATTTCGACAATGAAATCATTGAAATCGAACTCAACAAAATTAATGTAGAAGCAACCCAACTTATCTTCTTTTTAAACTCATACAAAGGACAAGATTTTGCAGAAATTCCTTATTCTAAGATTCGAATTTTTGAAGGAAATAGAAGAGAAGTAAGAGAAGTTTTAGCTACATTTAATTTGTCATCTGAACCAAAATTTGCAGGGCATACCTCAATGGTTATGGGAAAAATGATACGACATGCTTCTGGAAAATGGGAGTTTAAAGCCATTGGAGAAGCTATTGCTGCACCTCAGATAAGCCAAACATTAGATATTATTGCTGATGAATATTTATAA